The Paraburkholderia caffeinilytica genome segment GGCCCCATGCAGATGCCCTTGCCGGCGGCCACATCCATGCCGTCGTTGATGACCATGCGGGCGCGCTCGGTGATGTGATACTTCGCGATCGCCGAAATCACCGACGGTTTTTCGCCGAGGTCCACCGCATGCGCGGACAGTCGGCGCGCGGCGTCCATCACGTAGAGATTGCCGCCCATGCGGCCGAGCGCTTCCTGCACGCCCTCGAACTTGCCGACGGCGGTGCGGAACTGGCGGCGAACCGCGGCGTAGGCGCCGGTGCCGCGCACGGCGATCTTCGCCATTCCCACATTCGACGACGGCAGCGAAATCGCGCGGCCCGCCGCGAGACACTCCATCAGCATGCGCCAGCCGTTGCCGACTTGCGCGCGGCCGCCGATCACCCAGTCGAGTGGAATGAAGACGTCCTTGCCCGAGTTCGGACCGTTCTGAAACACCGCGTTCAGCGGCCAGTGACGGCGGCCGATGTTGACGCCCGGATGGTCGGTTGGAATCAGCGCGCAGGTGATGCCGGGCTCCTCCTCCGAGCCGAGCAGATGATCCGGATCGAGCGCGCGGAATGCGAGGCCGAGCACAGTCGCGATCGGCCCGAGCGTGATATAGCGCTTGTCCCATGTGACGCGAAAACCCAGCGTCTCGCGGCCCTCGAAGGTGCCCTTGCAGACGATGCCGATGTCGGGAATCGCGGCCGCATCGGAGCCGGCGTAAGGGCTCGTCAACGCGAAGCAGGGGATATCTTCGCCGCGAGCGAGGCGCGGCAGATAGTGGTTCTTCTGCTCTTCGGTGCCGTAGTGCATCAGCAGCTCGGCCGGGCCGAGCGAGTTCGGCACCATCACCGAAACGGCGGCGGCCGAGCAGCGCGTGGAGAGCTTCATGATGACCTGCGAGTGCGCGTAAGCGGAGAACTGCTTGCCGCCGTACTGCTTCGGAATGATCATGCCGAGAAAGCCGCGCTCCTTGATGTACTGCCAGGTTTCCGGCGACAGGTCCTGCCACACCATGGTGGTTTCCCAGTCGTTCGCGAGATCGCACAGATGCTCGCATTCGACATCGAGAAACGCCTGTTCCTCGGCGGAGAGCGTGGCTGGACCGTAGCCTAGCAGCGTGTCCCAATGCGGGCGCCCGGAGAACAGTTCGGTGTCCCACCAGACGGTGCCGGCTTCGATCGCATCGCGCTCGGTCGGCGACATCTCCGGCAGGATCTTGCGGAAACTGTCGAGCACCGGTTTCGTGAGCCACGCACGGCGCAGCGGTTTGATCGCGAGGACGAGGGCCGGGAGGACGAAGACGATCGCGAGCGCCGTCGTCGCCACCGGACCCGCAGCTCCGCTGACATGCGCGGCTGCCACCCAGACGATCATGAAGGCAAGCCACCATGAGGCGCGCGCCTGAACATGGACGAGCGCGAGAGCGGCAATGACGAGCACTGGGATGAACCACGGCATGACGTTTCCTCCTGTTTCGACGGTGCGTGCGAACGCATCCACGGGTCGCGGACGGCTCGCGTTCTATTGGTCTTCTAACTGGCGGTGTTGCTGCCGCGTCACGCGTTCGAGGTGCCTTGACGTCGCCTTTGGCGGCGCTTTAGCCGCTTTTTCAGCGTGCTTGTCAGGCGCTCGCGAGCAAGCTTTCGAGTCGTGCCTGCTTCGCTTTTCATGTCGTCTCTATAGTTCGACAGCGTGACGTTGCTTAGGTGCGGGACTTAGACGTGCTGCTCAGGTAGGCGGTATTCGCGATTGTTTGCGCGCGGACGGTCGACGGCAGCGCCGCCCGCGCCATCCGGTTCAAGCCGTGCCGTGCAGCGCGGGCTGAAACGCACTCGCCTCAACACTGCCACCGTGCTGTTCACCGTCCTCCGAAGCCGATGGCGCCGACGGGTCAAGCCCGCATGACACCGGCTGCGCACCCGTAGCCGGGTCCGCGCCTTCCGTCTGGCTTTCCGGGCCGCCTTCGGTGGCGTCGCCCAGCACGGCGGCGAACGTGGCCAGTTGCGAGCCGTCGGGCAAGGGCGCTTTCAGCGCCGCTACCATCAGCGAGGCGAGACGTGCGATCAGTTGCAGGTCGTTCATCGACTTGCCCTGCGAGAACTCCGAAATCAGGCTGTCGGTATCGGTGCCGGCCAGCACCCCGGATAGCGCGCCGATCGCGAAGTGCAGACGCCAGCCGAGCTCTTCACGCGGAAGATGCGGCAGCGCGCGCTGGAACGCATCGAAAAAGCGCACCGCCACGGACTCGTAATGCGCATTCAGAAAGTCGCGAATAAACGACGACGGATCCGTATAAGCGCGCCCCAGCAGACGCAAAAACGCCTTGCCGCCGACGCGCGGATCGCGCGACAGCCGCAGCGCCGGAATGAACATGGCGCCGAGCACGTGCTCGCAGGTCAGACGCGCGCCGAGCATTTCGTCGAAGCGGTCGAGCAGCTTGAGCCGCTCCTGGTTGAGCCGGTCGAGCCGGCGCGACAGCATCGAATGAATCAGCGATTCCTTGCTGCCGAAGTGATAGTTGACTGCCGCGAGATTCACTTCGGCACGCGAAGTAATCTGACGCAGGGACATGGCCTCGTAGCCGCATTCGATAAAGAGCCCTTCGGCGGCGTCGAGGATGCGGGACTTCGTGTCGCCGGCATGCCGGCCTGTTGTGCGAACTGCCATTTTGCGTCTCCCAGTTGCCGGGCATCCGGCCCGCAAACAAGCGATTCAAATGACTATTTGAAACAGCCGTTTTTTTCAGGATAAGTAAGGACGGGGATTGCGATCAAGGGCTCGGTGTGGACTAACTCCTCTAGAAGACCTGACGAAGGTCCGTCTTTCCAATGCGCGCGGGTTCGTCAAACCGCGCGGAAATAAAAAAGGCCGTTCCGATCGAAATCGGAACGGCCTCGTATTGCTTGCTACCTGTGTTTGGCCTTGCGTTTGTTTTCTGGCGCCGGCTGCGCGCGCGCTTTACTGCTTTACCGCTTTGCGTTTGCCTCGCGCCAGTGCTGCCTGTATTGCTCGCTTGTTGCTTGACAGCGGTCCAAGCCGCCTTGGTAGCTATTGTGCACGATAACGCGCCGGCGAAATAGCTGTTTAGTTCGAACGCTTAAAGCTGTGCCGCGATCTCTCGAGGGGACTTCCTTCGGACTGATGGATTTCCCTAGGTGCTTGCCGCGACTTCTTTCGCCGACTGCGTCATGTCGATGCCGCGGCGCTCGCGGCTGAACGGAATCAGCGCGGCGATCACCACCACGACGATACCGATCACGATGGCCATGATCAGCGCGTAGTTGTTGCCATGTGCCTCGGCGGCGCTCGCCTGCAGCGGGCCGTTCACCGACGCGATCAGATTGCCGAGCTGGTACACGAGGCCCGGGAACGTCGCGCGAATTTCATCGGGGGAGATTTCGTTCAGGTGCACCGGAATCACGCCCCACGCACCCTGCACGGAGATCTGCATCAGGAACGCGCCGGCTGCGAGCAGCACAGGCGTGGACGAGAAAGCCCACAGCGGCAACACCGGCAACGCGATCAAGGCGGCGATGAAGATCGCGCGCTTGCGGCCGATCTTCTCCGAGAACCAGCCGAAGAACAGACCGCCGCAAATCGCGCCGATGTTCAGCGTGATCGTGATCCACGACACGGTATGCGCGTCGAACCCATGCTGCACGCGCAGGAAGGTCGGATACAGATCCTGCGAACCGTGCGAGAAGAAGTTGAACGCGGTCATCAGCACGATCGCATAGAGCGACAGCCCGATGTTCTGCTTCAAGGTGGCGACGAGACCCGGATGCTCTCTCTTCTCGAGCGTCTTGAAGGCCGGCGACTCCGGCACATGCGCGCGCACGTACAGCACGAGCAACGCGGGCAGCACGCCGACGAAGAACATGCCGCGCCAGCCGATGTATTGATAGAAGACGCCGAACACGACCGAGGCGAGCAGGTAGCCGCTCGGATAGCCGGCCTGCAGGAGACCCGAGACGATGCCGCGCGACTTGGGCGGCACGGTTTCCATCGTCAGTGCGCCGCCCACACCCCATTCGCCGCCCATCGCGATACCGAACAGCGCGCGCAGCACGAGCAGGGTGGTCAGGTTGGGCGAAAAGCCGGACAGCAATTCCAGCAGCGAGAAGCACGCGATGTTGACCATCAGCGTGGGACGGCGGCCGTACTTGTCGGCGAGCCAGCCGAAAATCAATGCGCCGACTGGACGCATTATCAGAGTCAGCATGATGCCGAAGGCAACCGTCGGGATTTTTGTATTGAATTCCGCCGCGATATCTTTCAGCACGAACACCATTAGAAAGAAATCGAATGCGTCGAGAGTCCAGCCCAGATAGGCGGCGATCGTGACGTTTCTCTGTTCCCGTGTCCAGCTCATTGATGGTTCTCCTGAGTCTCCAATAGCCCGTGTTCGGCAACGGGCGGCTCTGCGGCCCCGCGCGACCCGTGGTGCGGGTTTCGAGCGAGTGTACGCCGAGTGTTAAACGCCTGCATGGTTGAAGCCTCGTTTATCCGTATTAATCCCTGGAGCGAATTTCAGTGCGAATCTCAATGCATGGAGTATGTCGGCCAAATGTAATTGTTGTATTAAGCATGTTTGATTTGTTGTTTGTTATTTGTAATATATTTTTTATCCTTCCGACGGAGCTGATTTGGTCAATCTTATTGACGTGTGTCGAGCGTTTGTCGAGGCCGTACTCGCGGGATTCAGGTTGGCGGCACCGGATGCAGGTGTCGTGGACTCCCGCAATCCGGACGGTCCACCCGAGTGCGATTTCGTTGGGAGGCCGGTGCGTTCAATCTATGCAAGCGACGCATCAGTCGAGTAGAAAAAGCAATTTGATTCATGTTGCGACGCGGAATAAGATGGCCGCCATCAATTCATTCAGCCTCTGTCGACGCACCATGTCAGTCAAATCAATCACTTCAGCGCAACGGCCCCGCGCGCGCAGTCCACTTGCGGCACTCGCCGTCGTCACTTTGCTGACGGGGATCGGCGCCGGTCTCGGCGGCATGCTGCTCGCCTTGCTGCTGCATGGCATTCAGCACCTTGCCTACGGCTACAGCGCGACGCACGTCATCAGTAGCGAGAGTTTTCTGCAAGGTGTCACCGACGCCACGCCTGAGCGGCGTGTGCTCGTTCTGACGATGTGCGGACTGGTGGCCGGGCTCGGCTGGTGGCTGCTGTATCGCTTCGGAAGGCCGCTCGTGAGTATTCGCCAGGCGGTCAAGTCCGACGATCCGCGCATGCCCGTGCCGAGCACCGTTGCGCATGCGTTGCTGCAGATCGTCACGGTGGCGCTCGGTTCGCCGCTCGGGCGCGAAGTCGCGCCGCGCGAGATCGGTTCGGTGCTGGCCGGCTGGCTCTCGCACCGCGCGGGCTTGTCGGTCGAGCAGAGCCGGATCATGGTTGCATGCGGTGCCGGCGCGGGTCTGGCCGCCGTCTACAACGTGCCGCTCGGCGGCGCGGTGTTCGTGCTCGAAGTCCTGTTGGGCACGTTTGGCTGGAAGGCATGGGTGCCGGCGGTGGTGACGTCGGCGGTGGCGGCACGGGTCGCGCAATTCGGCCTGGGCAATGAGCATCAGTATCTGGTGCCGTCGTTGACGGTGAGTACCTCGCTGGTCGTTTGGTCCGCGGTGTGCGGACCGATTTTCGGTGCCGCGGCATGGGGCTTTACGGAGCTGACGAAGCGCGCGCGTGCCGCGGCGCCCAGGGACTGGCGTTTGCCGGTGTTGTCGCTGTTGAACTTCGCGATCATCGGCGTGCTGGCGATGCACTTTCCGCAGTTGCCAGGCAATGGCAAAGGTCCTGCGGGACTGGCGTTCGACGGCAACTTGACGATGACGCTCGCGGCCATGTTGCTGGCGCTGAAGGTGGCGATCACCACGAGTAGTTTGCGTGCGGGCGCCGAAGGCGGCTTGTTGACACCGGGGCTTGCGAATGGCGCGTTGTTGGCGATCGTGCTCGGCGGGACATGGAGCCTGTTCTGGCCCGGCACTTCTTCAGGCGCTTTTGCCGTTGTCGGCGCGACGTCGTTTCTGGCTGCTTCGATGCAGATGCCGATGACAGCCGTGGTGCTCGTTTTTGAATTTACGCGGGTGAGCCAGGACTTTCTGATTCCGGTTCTGCTTGCGGTCGGCGGCGCTGTATTGAGTTTTCAGGTGTGCGTAAAGTGGGCGCTAAAGTGGGCGCCGGCGCTGCAGTTCGGTTCAGGTTTTAGTTGGGGTGGCGCGGGCAAAGCGAGCGGAAACCGGTAGCCGTGACGCTAACACCCGTGACGTTAACGCCTTACTAAAGTTCTGATGATTCTCGTGTTCGCAAGCCATCGCCGTACAGGGATAGTCCCAGCACTCGAAATGCTTTACATCTGGTAAGTATTTTACTATTCTAAATTATACGGATGGAAAGCATAAAAATTGTCATCGATAAGCGGTGAATCGAACAACACCAGGTTCGATTGTTGATGGAACGCCGATCTTTGAACCTTGGCCTGCCGTATGTGAGTTCGGCGAAGTGTTCCCCGGACATTTCACGTACCAGGGGGAAGGGGATGATCTGTCGGTACGGAGGCAAGCCAAATGAGCCCAATTACAGTGATTTCCGCACCGGAGCGTGTGAGATTCGCGCAGCAGTCGCTTCGTTCGGTGGTGGAGAAATGGCTTAGACCGACGCCGGCCGCACCTGCCCGAGTGAGCGACTTCAGTCGACTGGCGATCGGCGGCACGCGCTTCGTGCGCGTCGAGGTGTCGCGGCAGGAGCGGCGGGTTTCCTTCTTGTTCTTCCGGCACATCGACGGTACGTGGAATGTCTTTCCGCCAGCGGCGCCGCGTCCGATGACGAAATTCTATTGAATGGTCCCTGCGCCGGCCACGCGCCTGGATGGCCGTCGTTTGAGCGTGTCTCTACTGTCGCGTTGATGACGCAGTAGCCGATAGAGCGCACCGCTCGCTCGGAAATCGGGCGAATCCTGCATGAGCCTGGTGATGCGATGCCACCCGGCTTGCGCAACCACCTCGCCAACCTGACAGAGCTTTTCGTACTCTTGTCCTTCTGCAAGTTCTTCTCGTCGTGCCATGCCAGGCATGCTGACACGGCACACGAGAAGTTGGCACTGGGCGCGCATAAAACCACTTCTGGCGAAGCACAGTGGCGTGCGGTTCACGAGCCGAAAAAGAGATTGCAGAAACTGACGGGTCCGACACAGGTCGACGGATTCGAGGGATGCGTATCCTGTTTTTTGTGACCGGCATCGCTCATACCCTTCATTTCGGCGCCCATGCCACTGTCGCTTGTTTGTTGCTGGGGCATGGCGGTTTGCTGTTCAGCGTCCTGGGTGGCTACTTTGGCCTCCGCGGCCTGGATATCGGCAGGATAGGTGGCGTCATCGGTAGCCGAAGGGTTGTATCCAGCCTGTTCGAGCCTGATGAGATCGGCACGCACGTCCGCTCGGGTCTTTTCCTGAGCCTGCGCGTTGATCGCAATGCCCATTCCGGAGGCGAGAATCAGGGTGAAAATCATGGTTCGCTTATTCACTTTGGACTCCAATGTAAGTGATTGAGAGTTGCTGCCCGCTTCAATATGAGAGGATCGAGACGCGGCAGTCGTCATGAGCGTGCTCACACTACGGTATACAGGGAGCGGGCGCCGTTTATTCCCAAAGTTGCCAAAGGTTGCAGATGCCGGGGGGCTGGAGGACATGCCGATGGACGGCGATGGGAGGAACGCCAGGAAGGTTCCATGCGAGTCGCGACGGGGTCTCGCCGGCGACCTCACGGTGGTCGAGGAACCCGGCTCATCCGTGAATTCGATGACCCGCCATTGCCTGCGTTGATGCAAATTTCGAAGGTTGCCGGGAGGGGACGCCTCCCGCGGCAT includes the following:
- a CDS encoding TetR/AcrR family transcriptional regulator, which encodes MAVRTTGRHAGDTKSRILDAAEGLFIECGYEAMSLRQITSRAEVNLAAVNYHFGSKESLIHSMLSRRLDRLNQERLKLLDRFDEMLGARLTCEHVLGAMFIPALRLSRDPRVGGKAFLRLLGRAYTDPSSFIRDFLNAHYESVAVRFFDAFQRALPHLPREELGWRLHFAIGALSGVLAGTDTDSLISEFSQGKSMNDLQLIARLASLMVAALKAPLPDGSQLATFAAVLGDATEGGPESQTEGADPATGAQPVSCGLDPSAPSASEDGEQHGGSVEASAFQPALHGTA
- a CDS encoding DUF4148 domain-containing protein gives rise to the protein MGIAINAQAQEKTRADVRADLIRLEQAGYNPSATDDATYPADIQAAEAKVATQDAEQQTAMPQQQTSDSGMGAEMKGMSDAGHKKQDTHPSNPSTCVGPVSFCNLFFGS
- a CDS encoding acyl-CoA dehydrogenase, with the protein product MPWFIPVLVIAALALVHVQARASWWLAFMIVWVAAAHVSGAAGPVATTALAIVFVLPALVLAIKPLRRAWLTKPVLDSFRKILPEMSPTERDAIEAGTVWWDTELFSGRPHWDTLLGYGPATLSAEEQAFLDVECEHLCDLANDWETTMVWQDLSPETWQYIKERGFLGMIIPKQYGGKQFSAYAHSQVIMKLSTRCSAAAVSVMVPNSLGPAELLMHYGTEEQKNHYLPRLARGEDIPCFALTSPYAGSDAAAIPDIGIVCKGTFEGRETLGFRVTWDKRYITLGPIATVLGLAFRALDPDHLLGSEEEPGITCALIPTDHPGVNIGRRHWPLNAVFQNGPNSGKDVFIPLDWVIGGRAQVGNGWRMLMECLAAGRAISLPSSNVGMAKIAVRGTGAYAAVRRQFRTAVGKFEGVQEALGRMGGNLYVMDAARRLSAHAVDLGEKPSVISAIAKYHITERARMVINDGMDVAAGKGICMGPSNFLARAYQQVPIAITVEGANILTRCLIIFGQGAIRCHPYVLKEMEATRETDRRKALRDFDAAFFGHVSFTLSNVVRSFVYGVTGGAFIARPRTAYAPLVPYYRAATRISTAFALLADVSMLVLGGDLKRRERISGRLGDVLSQLYLISATLKRFEDEGRQEDDLPLVRWGVEDSLYKAQQALDGVLANYPNRLAAGLVRALAFPFGLPHREPSDHLGSEIAELMQTPGAARNRLVSDSYVPHPDVDALGYGELIFELNPRFAQIDLKLRDAVKQGLLEPMPQSLPQLAEWTETAQRKGLIDVDDRRVLDDYARYGGEVVKVDDFPADFDMLANLQKRKDALEKALELAV
- a CDS encoding chloride channel protein, translated to MSVKSITSAQRPRARSPLAALAVVTLLTGIGAGLGGMLLALLLHGIQHLAYGYSATHVISSESFLQGVTDATPERRVLVLTMCGLVAGLGWWLLYRFGRPLVSIRQAVKSDDPRMPVPSTVAHALLQIVTVALGSPLGREVAPREIGSVLAGWLSHRAGLSVEQSRIMVACGAGAGLAAVYNVPLGGAVFVLEVLLGTFGWKAWVPAVVTSAVAARVAQFGLGNEHQYLVPSLTVSTSLVVWSAVCGPIFGAAAWGFTELTKRARAAAPRDWRLPVLSLLNFAIIGVLAMHFPQLPGNGKGPAGLAFDGNLTMTLAAMLLALKVAITTSSLRAGAEGGLLTPGLANGALLAIVLGGTWSLFWPGTSSGAFAVVGATSFLAASMQMPMTAVVLVFEFTRVSQDFLIPVLLAVGGAVLSFQVCVKWALKWAPALQFGSGFSWGGAGKASGNR
- a CDS encoding MFS transporter; the encoded protein is MSWTREQRNVTIAAYLGWTLDAFDFFLMVFVLKDIAAEFNTKIPTVAFGIMLTLIMRPVGALIFGWLADKYGRRPTLMVNIACFSLLELLSGFSPNLTTLLVLRALFGIAMGGEWGVGGALTMETVPPKSRGIVSGLLQAGYPSGYLLASVVFGVFYQYIGWRGMFFVGVLPALLVLYVRAHVPESPAFKTLEKREHPGLVATLKQNIGLSLYAIVLMTAFNFFSHGSQDLYPTFLRVQHGFDAHTVSWITITLNIGAICGGLFFGWFSEKIGRKRAIFIAALIALPVLPLWAFSSTPVLLAAGAFLMQISVQGAWGVIPVHLNEISPDEIRATFPGLVYQLGNLIASVNGPLQASAAEAHGNNYALIMAIVIGIVVVVIAALIPFSRERRGIDMTQSAKEVAAST